A genomic segment from Chiroxiphia lanceolata isolate bChiLan1 chromosome 27, bChiLan1.pri, whole genome shotgun sequence encodes:
- the LOC116799122 gene encoding translation initiation factor IF-2-like, giving the protein MLGGCSGDARGMLGGRVRPPPALAVEPRGFLAVSRRDPGRMPPSAPRTAPGGASGAGLDRDATRASLTGHRAPGTGTRPDPPRRSTAGPRGDAGLFPGQGGAKKTPGQTGARAAPEGHEEQGQGCRQAVLKPGMD; this is encoded by the exons ATGCTCGGGGGATGCTCGGGGGATGCTCGGGGGATGCTCGGGGGACGGGTCCGGCCTCCCCCGGCCCTGGCTGTGGAGCCGAGAGGGTTCCTGGCCGTATCCCGGAGGGATCCTGGCAGGATGCCGCCATCAGCACCACGGACAGCGCCCGGCGGCGCCTCCGGGGCAGGGCTGGACCGGGACGCGACCCGGGCATCCCTGACCGGGCACCGGGCACCGGGCACCGGCACCCGCCCGGACCCTCCCCGGAGATCAACGGCGGGTCCCCGAGGCGACGCTGGACTGTTCCCGGGCCAGGGAG GTGCCAAGAAAACCCCGGGGCAGACGGGAGCGCGAGCGGCGCCGGAGGGACAcgaggagcagggacagggctgcag GCAAGCTGTGCTGAAGCCAGGAATGGACTGA